The proteins below are encoded in one region of Rana temporaria chromosome 2, aRanTem1.1, whole genome shotgun sequence:
- the SMIM11A gene encoding small integral membrane protein 11A produces the protein MEFNWKALENFPLLMYILAAKTLLLCLAFAGVKIYQSKKIEAKLKQEREEKRRRLAEETEKDETEKKED, from the exons ATGGAGTTCAATTGGAAG GCACTGGAGAATTTCCCATTGTTGATGTACATTTTAGCAGCAAAGACCTTGCTGCTGTGTCTGGCCTTCGCTGGCGTCAAGATAtaccaaagtaaaaaaattgaagcaaAGTTAAAGCAGGAACGGGAGGAAAAACGTCGACGCTTGGCGGAGGAAACAGAAAAAGATGAAACTGAGAAAAAAGAAGATTGA